In Brassica napus cultivar Da-Ae chromosome C2, Da-Ae, whole genome shotgun sequence, the sequence tatttttttataaactttctaaatttgtgaaatgttacaatatctttgaatatgacaataaaacaatattttactaatctttatatatatagttacgattttaataatgaaataataattcgaaaatatatatatagaagatacAACCTGGATCGGCTCAGAAGCAGATGCGGGGGAAGATTGTTCGAACtaaagacctgatatatgctggTAAGCAAgggacaacaaaaaaaacttcggTTAGGAAGTTATGACGTCTCTCTTTGCATGGAATATGCGTGGATTCAACTTACCACACAAGCATAGAGCACTTAAAGCCTGGTTGCAAGTGGAGAAGCCTTCTTTTGGGTGCCTAGTAGAGACGAGAGTGCAGGAGTCTAATCATCAGTGGTGCATGAGTGCTGCCATGCCAGGTTGGAAATCCCTCACGAACTACAACTACCATCCCTTGGGCAGGATTTGGGTCTGCTGGTCAGATCAAGTTATTGTCACGCAACTGCATATGAGCGCATAGGTAATCACGTGTGCAATCCAGGTGCCAAGTACTAGAGAGCAATTTGTATGTTCTGCTGTCTATGCATACAACACTGCAGTGGATCGGATTCGATTATGGGAAGAGCTGAGAGGAGCAAAAGCTGCTTATGATCATCTGAACCTCCCTTGGATATTGATAGGAGACTTCAACGAAACTTTGGCCTCTTCCGAGCACTCTCGCACCATGGATTATCGCAGAGATATGTCTGGCATGAGACACTTCCAGGAAGCAATGACAGATTGCTCTGTCATGGATTTACCCTTTACTGGTGCATTGTTTACGTGGTGGAACAATCGAGTTGCGGATCCTATTGGCAAGAAGTTGGACAGAGCGTTGGTTAATCAGAGTTGGCTAAGTCGTTACCCACTCTCTTCGGCACAATTTGATGTTGGCGGAATATCGGATCACGCAAGGTGCTTGGTTCGCACAGCAGGAGTTACAAATGATGCTAGGAAACCATTTCGGTTTTTTAACTTTCTGGCTGAGCACAAGGATTTCTTGCCGACGGTTCAGAGAGTCTGGGACTCGACTCAAGCTCTCTACCCCTCCAGGACAGCACTCTCCCTTTTCCATAGGAAGCTGAAGCTTCTTAAGCAACCGCTTCGGGAGCTGAACAAGACACACTATGGAAACTTGCCAGCCCGCACTAAGCAAGCTTATAATGAGCTTTGTGAATGTCAAAACAGAGTATTACATGATCCATTGCCTGACAACGTTGCAAGGGCAGCTGAGGCAGCAGAGAGATGGAATGTTTTGGCTCGTATTGAGGAAATATTCTACAGGCAGAAGTCATGTGTCCGATGGCTTACGGCAGGAGATCAGAATACAACGTTTTTCCACAATATGGTTCAGATGAGAATAGCTAAAAACATGATCATGAGTTTAGTGACAGCGCAGGGAGAAGTGCTCACAACATTGTCAgatattaaaaaagaagcaGTTTCTCATTTTCAATCGTTTCTGCAAGGACAAGATCCGACTACTGAGGACATTACTGTTGATGCTCTACAAGATCTGCTAACATATAGGTGCTCTCAGGACGATTCAGCTTGTTTAGTTCGGCCGGTCACTGCTGCAGAAATACAGCAAGCGCTCCGCTCTCTCCCAAATGATAAAGTTTCTGGGCCTGACGGTTTCACCAAAGAATTTTTTATTGCAGCGTGGCCTGTCATTGGAAGGGACTTCATCGTGGCGATCCAGTCTTTCTTCATATTCTGGTTTATGCCTACAAGAGTGAATGCCACTATACTCTCCTTGATACCTAAGACAATTACTGCTCAGACTATGAAGGATTACCGGCCCATCGCGTGCTGCAATCTTCTCTACAAGGTGATCTCTAAAGTCTTAGCCAATAGACTGAAGATAATTTTCCCTGCAGCAGTTGAAGCTAATCAGTGTGCATTTATCACTGAGCGTTTACTTCTGGAAAACGTCTTACTCGCTTCTGAGCTTGTTACTGGTTATCATAAGACCACAAACAAAGAGAAATGTGCCATCAAGTTCGATATCTCGAAGGCTTTTGATACAGTCAAGTGGTCTTTCATCACATCAGTTTTACAAGCAATGGGACTGCCTCCTCAGTTTATTCAGTGGATCAGACTATGTATATCTACAACTGCGTTCTCAGTGGCAGTGAATGGGAGTCTGGAGGGGTTTTTCACCAGTGCTAGAGGCATTCATCAAGGATGCTCCCTCTCGCCATATCTGTATGTTATCCTTAACGACGTCCTATCAAAATTGCTCAACAAAGCCGCAGAAGCAGGAGAGTTTGCCTATCATCCTCAGTGTCAAGGCATCAAGCTAACACATCTGAGTTTCGCTGACGATATTTTGGTATTCACCAATAGTACATCAGAGTCGCTATTGGGTATTATGGAAGTCATGCGTCGGTTTGCAGCCATGTCTGGTTTACATATTAACGCAGCGAAGTCATCGATCTATGTGACATGGAGGAACATAGCTGAGCTTTTAGCGACAACGGCATCCTTGAGCATTGGAGTAGGCACGCTCCCTATTCGGTACTTAGGCATGCCTCTTACTACGAAAACACTTACTAGCCATGACTATGAGCCTCTCATTGACAAAATCCGAAGTAGAATGTTGTGTTGGTCCAACAGAGCTCTCTCGTTTGCAGGAAGGCTTCAGCTGATTCAGTCTGTCATTACTATCATGGTTAACTTCTGGAGCTCAGCTTTTATTCTTCCAGCTAAGTGTTTGGATACCATTGAAAGCATGTGTAGCGCGTTTCTCTGGTCCGGATCCTCTACCCAAACACATAAGGCCAAGGTTAGCTGGGAGGATCTCTGCGCACCTAAGGATGAAGGTGGACTGGGAGTGAGAAAGTTCAGAGATACAGCAAAAGCATTTGCTCTAAAGCTTATATGGAGATTATTTACTCAACCGTCATCTCTATGGGTCAGCTGGgtaaatcactatttgcttaAGTATAACTCCTTTTGGGATGTACGGGATGAATCAAAGGGGTCTTGGATATGGAGGAAACTACTGAAGTTAAGAGATTTGGCTTATGACTTTCTTAGGGTTGACATTAAAGATGGCAAGACATGTCACTTCTGGTTCGACGACTGGTTGGGAAAGGGCAGACTCATCAATGTTACAGGTCCGGCTGGTACCACCAATCTGGGAGTAATGTGACATGCTAAGGTTTATGATGCAGTGGCAGGTAATGAGTGGAACATTAGAGGAGGGAGGAGCCGGCGGTTCCACGAACTCTATGATAGTATCTTAGCGCTTGCGCCTCCGGCCCCTGACAAAGGAAAAGATATTATAATGTGGAAGCATGGCGATGATGACTACAGGCCAACGTTCTCAGCCGCTAGGACGTGGGATCAACTCAGAATTAAGAAAAGCAAAGTGGAGTGGTGCAGAGTGGTCTGGTTCGCGCAAGGGGTGCCTCGCTTTTCTTTTATAACCTGGTTAGCCATACGGAACAGACTGTCGACAGGTGATCGTATGCGGGCTTGGGGTATTGTGCAAGGGTGCGTGTTGTGTGAAGAgagagacgaaacaagagatcATCTCTTCTTCGCTTGTCCATATTCATATACGATATGGGAGCCTCTTGCACGACCGCTTATTGGGAGAAACATCAATCCGGATTGGCAATGGACGGTGAATCGCTTGCAGCGAATGGGAGGGAAGAGTCTCGACACGATCCTTGCAAAGATGTTGTTCCAAACTGTAGTGTATCACATCTAGAGGGAGAGAAATGCAAGGCGCCACCAGCAGAGTTGGAAGTCTACGGATCAACTAAGCAGACTCATAGACAAAGTAGTCAGAAACCGAATCAGTTCATTGAGATATAAACCGCAACACAAACTGGAGGGGCTACTAACAAGATGGTTCGAAGTTACACTTTAGGATTCATTGTGCACTGATGCTATTTTTACAGCATTGAGCATTTGTGCATAATATTCTTTTGATAGATcaagaaatttgaaatttcatcaaaaaaaaaagtttaaaacaatctattcaatgaaaaacatatactgtaaacttattatgttttaaaaatggatagacacatatattataatatataccaatttagaattgaaaacaaaatacttatataaaaataaatgaaaacaaaaactcgcgcggttgcgcggatcgagatctagtaaaatttaaatttgtaccaaaaatggaaaaagtaataTCAAGTATCAAAATGTAAGAAAATAAGATGTTGAATTATCAACCACTTTAGATATTATTATATGTTGTGTCTAACCTACAAATCGAGTTTGAGATTTTACTttaaatttgacaaaaaaaaagattgtactATATTCATCTATAAAACAGATATAGaagacaataatttttttttttttgtgcgacAGACAATaaatattactccctccgtttcttaATGATacactttttagaaaaaatatttgtttcacaaagatgtatttttttgtattttctatgaaaaaatgtaaacttcaagaaaattaattggctttattgaattactattggttaaaaattattgaaaattgaaaattacagaaaatgatacatttattatggtagtttaatgtgttttcttaatatgtgtgaaaatattaaaaaatctatctttgtggaacggagggagtatatagcACTATTTATGCGTGTAAGCTAACCCTTGTGGACAATTGGCCATGTCCTCCTCACCAATAATTGCATAGCCATAACCAAACGTCACCGTTTAGCCGATTGCATACAGACAAAACCACACCGTTTAGCAACTATCTCCATTACGGTTACGCAATAACTTCCCCAAAAGTCAACGACTTTCCAAATGGGCTCCGCCGGAAAACCCGCCGAAGACATCTCAACCGACCCGGAATCAGGACCGGAGACTTCTCTCCTCCACGGAGGAGGATCAACCCCCAAATCCCCACCCGACTCCTTCCACTTAGCCTACATCATCTACTTCACCCTCGGCGTCGGCTTTCTCCTCCCATGGAACGCCTTCATCACCGCCGTCGACTACTTCTCCTACCTCTACCCCTCCACCGCCGTCGATCGCATCTTCGCCGTCGTCTACATGCTCGTCGGGCTCTTCTGCCTCCTCGTGATCATCGTCTTCTACGCGCACAAGAGCCTCGCTAGCTTCAGGATCAACCTCGGCCTCGTGCTCTTCGCAATCTCATTGCTCGTGATCCCTGTCTTGGATCTCGTCTACGTCAAGGGGCGAGTCGGTTTATACGTTGGGTTCGATATCACCTCCGTCGCCGTTGGGCTCTCCGGTGTCGCTGACGCGCTTATGCAGGGAGGGTTGATCGGTGTGGCTGGTGAGATGCCTGAGAGGTATACGCAGGCTGTCATCGCCGGAACTGCTGGCTCCGGTAAGAAAGTTTCAACCTTTATTGGATGTTGTTAGATTGTTGACTTAAAGGTTTGATTTTTAGGGTTCTTGTGTCTCTGTTGAGGATCTTGACTAAAAAAGTTTCAACCTTTAATAGAAAGTCTCAACCTTTACTGTTAGATTCTTAGTTTAgaaaggtttgattttttttaggtGTTCTTGTGTCTCTGTTGAGGATCTTGATTAAGAAAGTTTCAACCTTTACTGTTAGATTGTTAATTTAgaaaggtttgatttttttttctttttaggtgTGCTTGTGTCTCTGTTGAGGATCTTGACTAAAGCTGTGTATCCTCAAGATCCTGATGGGTTGAGAAAAAGCGCGAATCTTTACTTTGCTGTGGGGATTGTTGTTATGGTGATCTGTGCTGTGTCTTACAACTTAGCTCACAAGCTTCCTGTGATCAAGTTCCATGAAGAGCGTAAGGCTCAATCACTCAAAGAGAGTCAGGAGAACGGTTCCTTGACGGGACCAATGTGGAGGAAGACGCTCTGGCAGATCGTGACGAGGATCAAGTCTCACGGCTTCGGGATCGTGCTTATATACATTGTGACGCTGTCTATATTCCCTGGCTACATCACCGAGGATGTTCATTCTGATCTTCTCGGAGATTGGTTCCCTGTCCTGCTCATTGCAGCTTTCAATGTCTTTGACTTGGTTGGGAAGTCGTTGACTGCTGTTTACATGTTTACGGATGAGAAGATTGCGGTCGGTGGGTGCATTGCTAGGCTGTTGTTTTACCCTCTCTTCTGGGGTTGCTTGCACGGTCCGATGTTTCTGAGGACTGAGATACCTGTGGCGTTACTGACGTGTTTGTTGGGGCTTACTAATGGGTACTTGACTAGCGTGTTGATGATTCTGGTTCCAAAGTCAGTTCCATTGAAGCACTCTGAGACGGCAGGTATTGTCAGTGTGCTGTTCTTGGTTATTGGTTTGGCGTCTGGGTCTGTCTTGGCTTGGTTCTGGGTTATCTGATTCTACCAATGCTTTAGTTTGGTATCTGTATTTGTATTCTTTAAAGCTTCAAGAAACTAAGCTTCATTAAATTGTGAatcgtttgtttttttttttacttcagtAAAAACTCTTATTGTACCTTCTTTTACACCAAGAACACATTAGACTTTAAGCTGAAAGCTGACAAAAGTATAAGTGTAATGAAGGTTGAAGGATTCTTGAGTTTGATCCTAAGCTTTCTAGTGATCCTAAACTCCATAAACCAGTTTGCAGCTTCGTTCTCAATCTCCTTTGCCAGCCTTGTTGTGTTGCCTATTCCACCACAAAACCGGGATATGGTTCTGATGATTTGATGATCTCAATGTTTTCCCTTCACTCTGCCTCTTTGATCTGCTTTTCTACTGATCAATAGAATTTATACTCGATTTCATGAAGGATGGTGGAAGACTCTTCGTTTCTGACTCTCAGTTCCTGTGTTTATACCCTTCTCTGCTTCAATGGATGGTGATTGCAGATATGGTTTGTGCCATCTGTTGGTGAAATTCTCAAAGCAAGCCGCAGGGCAATCAGGTTTTGGTGATTTGCTCAGGGTTAGCAAATGTCCTGTCCCAAGAAAACCACATGTTTCAGTTCCAGTAGCCTCTCACAATGCTCGAAGGGCAGTCTTCTGAGCTGACCAAGCTGCATCTTGTTGCGTAGAATGTCGTCGTCTTGGTCCGAGTGAAGTGTGTCGTAGAGTGAGTGAGATGAGTCCGAGACTTTGAGGAGGAACAACCCTTTTTGGGGGACAAATTCTTCTCCGTCGGTGAGCTGTAACATTGATTCAGAAGAGAAGCAAAGAAGTGGGATTGATCAAGAAGTGTTGAATCACTTGATGAACTTCGGTGAGGTGAGATGATCTTAAGGAGGCAAACGgtaaaaagaagagaaagagataaACAGAGAATGGCTTTTTGGAACGTTGTAACGGTCGTTTGATGCTATAGgttttttgtttctatttgaGTTGTATGATTGAAATCATCAATGAACGTTTTTGGGTTTACACAGACAATGAATGCGACGGTGAGTAAAGGTCATTGGAGGGGTGATTAGCTTAGAGTTACGTCAATTTGATGAGTAATTAGCCAGTTTGAAGAACCAGATTGTGACAAAGAATCTTAATAGTGTTAAGCTTATACTTTTGGTGGTTGACTGTTACAAATTAGTGTAACTGGTAACTGTGATGAGATTCAAAGAATAAAACACATGCGTCAAATTACAAGAAAGTCCAACCCTTTCAATAGATTTCTTTTTAAGTAAAACTCTAGCAAAAAAAATGAGTAGTTTAATTTCAAGGCAGAGTTGTTTAAGTAATGGGAATCATCAGACTGAAGATGACAATAGtataaaaaaacagaacaaagaaGCCCTTTGAAGAAATGTTAATCTTAAAACCTTTGGGGGGAAAAAACTGCAAATTATGCCACCGGTGATGAAACAAGTTTCTTGGAATCTGACAAGTAAGAACTTGCAGGGCCATGTTATAGTGTCGTTCCGAATCCTGCAAATACACACCAAAATGCATACACATTGATTAGTCAACGTGCAAATTGACATGAATCACCACATAAGGTTCTAACAATGGATCACTAAAGAAGAACAACTTATTccaaatttattgataaaacatGATGCAAATAGAAACAAGGGTCCCAACacttgatatggcagatccttTATTAAAACCCAATACCCAATTCATCAAATGAGACTAAATTTTTATGGAATCCGCTTCGTTTCTAAAGAAAAGATGCAAACTTTCCTCGTTTCCAGTCAAGAACATCATCATCAGACTAAGAAGACAAGTAAGTAAGAATACCTTCAGATAAGCAACCCCAGCTTTGATTGCTAAGAGACAGCAACGAAGTGAGTAAAGCTGAAGCAGTAACGCTATGTAAAGGTATAAGCGAAACCCCTGCACTCAGTTCCACAGGGACCCTGAACAACACACCACACACAAACCAACCccaattaatttatacatttcaTACACAAAACCTAATTCCTCCGCTTCTAGTGTAAATTCACCTAAAAGATAAAAGTTTTTATACACTCAGTTATAAGGTTCTTGAAGCTAACCTGGAGGATGTGAGCCTGCCAAGTGGGGAGCGAGATGAAGTCGATGATGGTCCATTCGCGAAAGAGAAGCCTGCTGATTTTCCGACATTCGGACCAGAAGACGCAGCTGTTGAACGACCGAAGAGTGCTTTTCCTGATAGCTTAAGGGCCCTTCTCACGCCGTTGGCCGCCATGTTTCAACTCTCCCTTTGCTCACCCCTCTCCTCGGCGACGTTTTGTGATTTTACTTACGAATgtgcggggggggggggggggggttttaATACCCGGGTCGGGTTGGATCCATCACAAAGCCTAATTTGGCCCATACTTCAAACCAGCCAAACTGGTCCATTATTACTCAAAACCAGACCGCTTTGGAAACAATCCGGTCAGAATGGTTCAACCGGTTAATCATCTGGTCTTCTCTAATTTGAGTCTCTTTTTTCAATTTCAGGGAGTCTTGTTTTATTTCAAGAACAAGATATATGCCGGTTGCAACGCAAcgggttttgtttgatgttttaatttaataaaaaccataaaataataaatcattttatcatagttttatgattatttttggcatattgtttgagatttattttacaattaaaatatgttttcacacataagttcaagttagtatttgtattttataatcgtggTGCATAGATTAATTGTGTAAATTTTGTACTTAGGATTTGAGAAAATACTATACATAAACGTTTAAACTGAACACAACCCGAAATAAGAAActgaatgaaaaataaataaatagaaataaaagtcaaatacaccaatcgagtcaatgacaacattatacatgttcttatgcactaatttaatgttttatttaaataaatctttaaatttttattttgttaggatttttttagaaaaagaaaaacattctattttataaatataattttttattaaaaattaaaatataatgttaaatactcttttacaattttgtttaagattttagaaaatgaaaattactGTCATATAACCTATTAAAATTACATTCTCTTTAGaatttcagaagaaaaaaaattgctatcacataattattttttgttattaataaataattttaaaattactatttttacaattcgtatcaatactaattttacacttcttttgttaattaaataattttttgtatcatgtcatcatcaaatactctcttaaaaatattatcaaagaaatttttacaattctcttttggttaggacttaaaaatatgatacaaatttcttttgtttaggatttttttttataaaaaaggaaaacaactatcaaatattcttttagagttttttaggattttagaaaaggaaattaatattacataatattttacagttatattttgtctaggaattttaaaaataaatttctatcaaataattatttccagtttatattaactatttttaaaagtctccattttcaaaattcgtttttttcaatatcacaaataatttacaatttttcttgATGTATATACAATTGTAGTGACTC encodes:
- the LOC106406554 gene encoding equilibrative nucleotide transporter 1-like, yielding MGSAGKPAEDISTDPESGPETSLLHGGGSTPKSPPDSFHLAYIIYFTLGVGFLLPWNAFITAVDYFSYLYPSTAVDRIFAVVYMLVGLFCLLVIIVFYAHKSLASFRINLGLVLFAISLLVIPVLDLVYVKGRVGLYVGFDITSVAVGLSGVADALMQGGLIGVAGEMPERYTQAVIAGTAGSGVLVSLLRILTKAVYPQDPDGLRKSANLYFAVGIVVMVICAVSYNLAHKLPVIKFHEERKAQSLKESQENGSLTGPMWRKTLWQIVTRIKSHGFGIVLIYIVTLSIFPGYITEDVHSDLLGDWFPVLLIAAFNVFDLVGKSLTAVYMFTDEKIAVGGCIARLLFYPLFWGCLHGPMFLRTEIPVALLTCLLGLTNGYLTSVLMILVPKSVPLKHSETAGIVSVLFLVIGLASGSVLAWFWVI
- the LOC106404610 gene encoding protein NUCLEAR FUSION DEFECTIVE 6, mitochondrial, whose protein sequence is MAANGVRRALKLSGKALFGRSTAASSGPNVGKSAGFSFANGPSSTSSRSPLGRLTSSRVPVELSAGVSLIPLHSVTASALLTSLLSLSNQSWGCLSEGFGTTL